A portion of the Pseudomonas sp. PSE14 genome contains these proteins:
- a CDS encoding C39 family peptidase, protein MFEILLGSLLGLFGFTQAVDTKPQQQGTVNISQPLTPNGPFRESVQLEPMSQVQFRNVIHQAYDYSCGSAALTTLLDYYLGRNLEERQVMEGLIKYGEADKIVQRRGFSLLDMKRYAAALGYKSGGFRAEFSDLDSLEHPALVPIHYAGFKHFVVVRDVYNDHVFVADPALGNISFTRARFEDIWDQNVLFVIYPSGQEPRNALALQDTDLRLVDDRTVSLLAFREFPEMSKFTQNQIGEAASGGDVQYIRRK, encoded by the coding sequence ATGTTCGAGATTCTGCTGGGAAGCCTGCTGGGGCTGTTCGGTTTCACCCAGGCCGTGGACACCAAGCCACAACAGCAGGGCACAGTGAACATCTCGCAGCCGCTCACGCCCAATGGCCCGTTCCGCGAGTCGGTGCAGCTTGAGCCGATGAGCCAGGTGCAGTTCCGCAACGTCATCCACCAGGCCTATGACTACAGTTGCGGCTCGGCGGCGCTGACCACGCTGCTGGACTACTACCTGGGGCGCAACCTGGAAGAGCGTCAGGTCATGGAAGGCCTGATCAAGTACGGCGAGGCCGACAAGATCGTCCAGCGCCGTGGCTTCTCGCTTCTGGACATGAAGCGCTATGCCGCCGCACTCGGCTACAAGAGTGGCGGCTTCCGTGCCGAGTTCTCCGACCTGGACTCGCTCGAACACCCGGCGCTGGTGCCGATCCACTATGCCGGCTTCAAGCATTTCGTCGTGGTCCGCGATGTCTATAACGACCACGTCTTCGTTGCCGATCCTGCCTTGGGCAACATCAGTTTCACCCGCGCCCGTTTCGAGGATATCTGGGACCAGAACGTCCTGTTCGTCATCTACCCCAGCGGCCAGGAACCCAGGAATGCCCTGGCGTTGCAGGACACCGACCTGCGTCTGGTGGATGACCGCACCGTCAGCCTGCTGGCGTTCCGGGAGTTCCCGGAGATGAGCAAGTTCACCCAGAACCAGATCGGGGAGGCCGCCTCCGGCGGGGATGTCCAGTACATCCGCCGCAAATGA
- a CDS encoding DUF6160 family protein — protein MKKIKQLVLASAVLATPFLAHADMQSMDDAALSGVTGQDGISIAGTFNASIGAVTYKDSDTTNGTLSLEGIHLPSLTIADNAPMTIDVVTTNITPAGGGTAVATQQLAIGLPSVTGDVTVDAVKVGSGASIGSLTISNLNLAGSTVKVWGH, from the coding sequence ATGAAAAAAATCAAGCAACTGGTTCTTGCAAGCGCAGTTCTGGCTACTCCGTTCCTGGCACATGCCGACATGCAATCCATGGATGACGCTGCTCTGTCCGGTGTGACCGGCCAGGACGGCATCAGCATCGCCGGTACCTTCAACGCATCCATCGGTGCCGTTACCTACAAGGACTCCGACACCACCAACGGCACCCTGTCCCTGGAAGGCATCCACCTGCCCAGCCTGACCATCGCCGACAACGCTCCGATGACCATCGACGTGGTGACCACCAATATCACCCCGGCTGGTGGCGGCACCGCTGTTGCCACCCAGCAGCTCGCCATCGGCCTGCCTTCCGTGACTGGCGACGTGACCGTCGACGCCGTCAAGGTCGGTTCCGGCGCCAGCATTGGCTCCCTGACCATTTCCAACCTGAACCTGGCCGGTTCGACCGTCAAAGTCTGGGGTCACTGA
- a CDS encoding helix-turn-helix transcriptional regulator — MTTLTSLPQPPMPLLRTKLFPPRTDSSVLLPRRALIDRLFAARQQRVLVLSAPAGFGKSTALSLFRQRLQQSGARVAWLSCDEGDSEPQRLVQYLVASICSVEEGFGVNTSNLLQSDMTLPLEGIIDAFLSDLRRLDGPLYLILDDFHQIRHPALAHGARYLIEHLPENVRLVTSTRYRPRFLVDEPALAPLTFCLSGDDLRLTREETDTYLIELKGLSLSDAELKLLHKRTEGWITALHLAALALARHPDRAAFLKGLSGSERDLADYLAEDVLRSLPESLQQFLDQTSVLDEFCAELCNALTGRRDGLDMLMRLQNEQLFIIPLDDQREWFRYHHLFAEFLQGRLARHADPTPLLHAAARWCESHDLADRAIKYALRARDYGFAADLLERQGAKLIAGNRVYGILGMLGNIPAEVIREHPVFQIFYAWQLAFEQKFAEAEALIEELSVRLLQGQGKVRNFGLAELLAVAQVLKALVLLYQDKLEGCLKVARQWLALVPGNQPVFRASLSCIQAAAYALLGDYAEAASAIGVARECLRMADSEYLQVVASMIEALICKERGELERGRTIAESARGRVERVFGRRSRVGGPLSLAYADILYEQDRHAAILAELPLATTWRDVATPVELLSRGQLVMAKARFFAGESEQGLAQLDEWLVDLQSPGYERVYALSMGCKVQLLLWMRRPNEAERVCLQLARHLSGLSAERYADAQAALVMAEARLALSERHAERAQQRLEGCLAGFTSPYQRDRRLRLSLLLSVAFWQKGNSEKAFALFAPTLEEAWNLGYRRLFQDDALWLLPLWEAWKAAEPKRAAAWQGVAEMLREQCRRLSVDPESFDENQDVSHREREILRLVAAGLSNRDIAQAVHLSEATIKWHLHNLFAKLGVRSRTQAVLKGKSLGLLSEA; from the coding sequence ATGACGACCCTGACCTCCCTGCCGCAGCCGCCGATGCCGCTGCTGCGTACCAAGCTGTTCCCGCCGCGCACCGACAGCAGCGTGCTGCTGCCGCGCCGCGCACTGATCGATCGCCTGTTCGCCGCCCGCCAGCAGCGGGTGCTGGTGCTCAGCGCGCCGGCGGGGTTCGGCAAGAGCACCGCGCTCAGCCTGTTCCGCCAGCGCCTGCAGCAGAGCGGGGCGCGGGTGGCCTGGCTGTCCTGCGACGAGGGTGACAGCGAGCCACAGCGCCTCGTGCAATACCTGGTGGCGAGCATCTGCAGTGTCGAGGAAGGCTTCGGCGTCAACACCTCGAACCTGTTGCAGTCGGATATGACCCTGCCGCTGGAGGGCATCATCGATGCCTTCCTGTCCGACCTGCGGCGGCTCGACGGCCCGCTGTACCTGATCCTCGACGACTTCCACCAGATCCGCCATCCAGCCCTGGCCCACGGTGCGCGCTACCTGATCGAGCACCTGCCGGAGAATGTGCGGCTGGTCACCAGCACCCGTTATCGTCCGCGCTTCCTTGTCGATGAACCGGCGCTCGCGCCGCTGACCTTCTGCCTGAGCGGCGACGACCTGCGCCTGACCCGCGAAGAGACTGACACCTACCTCATCGAGCTCAAGGGGCTGTCGCTCAGCGACGCCGAGCTCAAGTTGCTGCACAAGCGCACCGAGGGCTGGATTACCGCGCTGCACCTGGCGGCGCTGGCGCTGGCGCGGCATCCGGATCGCGCGGCGTTCCTCAAGGGCTTGTCCGGCTCCGAGCGCGACCTCGCCGATTACCTGGCCGAGGATGTGTTACGCAGCCTGCCCGAATCGCTGCAGCAGTTCCTTGATCAGACCTCGGTGCTGGACGAGTTCTGCGCCGAGCTGTGCAACGCCCTGACTGGCCGCCGCGATGGCCTGGACATGCTGATGCGGCTGCAGAACGAGCAGCTGTTCATCATCCCGCTGGACGACCAGCGCGAGTGGTTCCGCTATCACCACCTGTTCGCCGAGTTCCTCCAGGGCCGGCTGGCCCGGCACGCGGACCCGACGCCGTTGCTGCACGCCGCCGCGCGCTGGTGCGAGAGCCACGACCTGGCCGACCGCGCGATCAAGTACGCGCTGCGCGCCCGCGACTATGGATTCGCCGCCGACCTGCTGGAGCGCCAGGGCGCCAAGCTGATCGCCGGCAACCGCGTCTACGGCATCCTCGGCATGCTCGGCAACATTCCCGCCGAGGTGATTCGCGAACATCCGGTGTTCCAGATTTTCTATGCCTGGCAGTTGGCCTTCGAACAGAAGTTCGCCGAGGCCGAGGCGTTGATCGAAGAGCTCAGCGTCCGGCTGCTGCAGGGGCAGGGCAAGGTGCGCAACTTCGGCCTGGCCGAGTTGCTGGCGGTGGCCCAGGTGCTCAAGGCGCTGGTGCTGCTCTACCAGGACAAGCTGGAGGGGTGCCTGAAGGTGGCCCGTCAGTGGCTGGCGCTGGTGCCGGGCAATCAGCCGGTGTTCCGCGCCAGCCTGTCGTGCATCCAGGCGGCGGCCTATGCGCTGCTGGGGGATTATGCCGAGGCGGCGAGCGCCATCGGTGTCGCCCGGGAGTGCCTGCGCATGGCCGATAGCGAATACCTGCAGGTGGTGGCGAGCATGATCGAGGCGCTGATCTGCAAGGAGCGCGGCGAACTGGAGCGCGGCCGCACCATCGCCGAGAGCGCGCGCGGCCGGGTGGAGCGCGTGTTCGGCCGCCGCAGCCGGGTCGGCGGGCCGCTGTCGCTGGCCTATGCCGACATTCTCTACGAGCAGGACCGGCATGCCGCGATCCTCGCCGAACTGCCCTTGGCGACCACTTGGCGCGATGTCGCCACACCCGTGGAGCTGCTCAGCCGTGGCCAGTTGGTGATGGCCAAGGCGCGCTTCTTCGCCGGCGAGTCCGAACAGGGATTGGCCCAGCTCGACGAATGGCTGGTCGACCTGCAGTCGCCGGGCTATGAGCGGGTCTACGCGCTGTCCATGGGTTGCAAGGTGCAGCTGCTGTTGTGGATGCGCCGGCCGAACGAGGCGGAGCGGGTGTGCCTGCAATTGGCGCGGCACCTCTCCGGACTCTCCGCCGAGCGCTACGCCGACGCCCAGGCCGCGCTGGTGATGGCCGAGGCTCGCCTGGCGTTGTCCGAGCGTCATGCCGAACGCGCGCAGCAGCGTCTGGAAGGCTGTCTGGCGGGCTTCACCTCGCCCTACCAACGCGACCGGCGGTTGCGTTTGTCGTTGTTACTTTCTGTGGCGTTTTGGCAGAAAGGTAACAGCGAAAAAGCCTTCGCCTTGTTCGCGCCGACGCTGGAAGAGGCATGGAATCTGGGCTACCGCCGGCTGTTCCAGGACGATGCCCTGTGGCTGCTGCCGCTGTGGGAAGCCTGGAAGGCGGCCGAACCCAAGCGTGCCGCCGCCTGGCAAGGGGTGGCGGAAATGCTCCGCGAGCAGTGCCGGCGTCTCTCCGTCGACCCTGAAAGTTTCGATGAAAATCAAGATGTTAGTCACCGCGAGCGGGAGATCCTGCGGCTCGTGGCGGCGGGCTTGTCGAACCGCGACATTGCCCAGGCGGTGCATCTGTCGGAGGCCACCATCAAGTGGCATCTGCACAACCTGTTCGCCAAGCTCGGTGTGCGCAGTCGGACCCAGGCGGTACTCAAGGGCAAGAGCCTGGGGTTGCTCAGCGAAGCCTGA
- a CDS encoding helix-turn-helix transcriptional regulator — MDVVLEPAAGSLSRSRLTPPQVPADYLIRPRLQNALDRHPYASVLSFSAPVGFGKTTALAALARSRELTGEAVAWISLEEQDDDPGRFCLKLIQALSGALPGIGEDAQGYLQNTMRVPVVAVMESLLIDLSRHEHKVLLVLDDLHAISHADVFTGLNRLVQYAPPGLTLAIGSRSQPPLNLATWRAKGLLLEIGQDELRLSEDETREYLARDGLQLDDTCLQSLHSQTEGWVAGVHLVSLWLRQQAGTPEDLKALSSDKAAVGDYLLRVVFERLPGDIQDALLALSIANRLSGDLANTLTGRQDGQALLERLDSMQLFLLPLDRDRHWYRFHQLFADFLRARLRERDPERFKQLHFNASLWFTNHHMPTLAIEHACLAEDPEMLAALVDGCGLELINRGQLYLISRWRRHVPNEIAERYPILVLSDVWTRASELSLPEANRMIDELLARWGDHKGSGPMGDQYLSALAVKAVLALQKDDLEQCITLARKVESQLGRNSAFLEGAVLLIAAFAQVVRGQADQARRLMGLAQQRNHFLDGRYLHMQLSTIEVVLALEQGQVKQAQLLIERLRQQAMPLFDKRSQALALPTIAEALTAYYRTDIDGLEERLRWALGRVDVVNPIDLYAQGMQCLARIQRLQGRGKEALGTLGLMQTLASRNHSWRFFAMAVGEEINLILQEPATDRCKRAEQRLKAIDWQKLASHYKQMPFNPVLWVLGISRVRLLQARGHFSEALHEITQLRGMLQPGWHGLQRLRLDLLAALSYQRLGYQERSHSLLGQCLVGAEREGVRSIFIEEGEGIRQLLQQLESTERQPALQAFIRGLLTVWPGQEARRSPEALEEGLTDREREVVCLAAQGLSNEEIGRQLSLALGTVKWHLHNIYEKLKVRNRTQAIRRARELSLL; from the coding sequence GTGGATGTAGTACTTGAGCCCGCAGCCGGCAGCCTTTCGCGCTCCAGATTAACACCCCCTCAGGTGCCTGCTGACTATTTGATTCGTCCCCGACTCCAGAATGCTCTGGATCGTCATCCATACGCCTCCGTGCTTTCGTTCAGCGCACCGGTCGGTTTTGGCAAGACCACCGCCCTCGCGGCGCTGGCCAGGTCGCGTGAACTGACCGGCGAAGCCGTCGCCTGGATTTCGCTCGAAGAACAGGACGACGACCCCGGCCGCTTCTGCCTGAAGCTCATCCAGGCGTTGTCCGGCGCCTTGCCGGGCATCGGCGAGGATGCGCAGGGTTACTTGCAGAACACCATGCGCGTGCCGGTGGTGGCGGTGATGGAAAGCCTGCTGATCGACCTGTCGCGCCATGAACACAAGGTGCTGCTGGTGCTGGACGATCTCCATGCGATCAGCCACGCCGACGTGTTCACCGGCCTCAACCGCCTGGTGCAGTACGCGCCGCCCGGATTGACCCTGGCCATCGGCAGCCGCTCGCAGCCCCCGCTGAACCTTGCCACCTGGCGCGCCAAGGGCCTGCTGCTGGAGATCGGCCAGGACGAGCTGCGCCTGAGCGAAGACGAAACCCGCGAATACCTCGCCCGCGACGGTCTGCAACTTGACGACACCTGCCTGCAGAGCCTGCACAGCCAGACCGAAGGCTGGGTAGCCGGAGTGCACCTGGTCAGCCTGTGGCTGCGCCAGCAGGCGGGAACGCCCGAGGACCTCAAGGCGCTGAGCAGCGACAAGGCTGCCGTGGGCGATTACCTGCTGCGGGTGGTGTTCGAGCGCCTGCCGGGCGATATCCAGGACGCGCTGCTGGCTCTGAGCATTGCCAACCGGCTGAGCGGCGACCTGGCCAACACCCTGACCGGCCGCCAGGACGGCCAGGCCCTGCTGGAGCGCCTGGACAGCATGCAGCTGTTCCTCCTGCCGCTGGACCGTGATCGCCACTGGTACCGCTTTCACCAACTGTTCGCCGATTTCCTCCGGGCGCGCCTGCGCGAGCGCGACCCGGAACGCTTCAAGCAACTGCACTTCAACGCCAGCCTGTGGTTTACCAACCACCACATGCCGACCCTGGCCATCGAGCACGCGTGCCTCGCCGAAGACCCGGAGATGCTTGCAGCATTGGTGGATGGCTGCGGCCTGGAATTGATCAACCGCGGCCAGCTGTACCTGATCTCGCGCTGGCGCCGCCATGTGCCGAACGAAATCGCCGAGCGCTACCCGATCCTGGTGCTCAGCGATGTCTGGACCCGCGCCTCGGAGCTCAGCCTGCCAGAAGCCAATCGCATGATCGATGAGCTGCTGGCGCGCTGGGGCGACCACAAGGGCAGTGGTCCGATGGGCGACCAGTACCTCTCGGCGCTGGCGGTCAAGGCGGTGCTGGCGCTGCAGAAGGACGACCTGGAGCAGTGCATCACCCTGGCCAGGAAGGTCGAGAGCCAACTGGGGCGCAATTCCGCCTTCCTCGAAGGAGCGGTGCTGCTGATCGCCGCCTTCGCCCAGGTGGTGCGCGGCCAGGCCGACCAGGCCCGGCGGCTGATGGGGCTGGCGCAGCAGCGCAACCATTTCCTCGATGGCCGCTACCTGCACATGCAGCTCTCCACCATCGAGGTGGTGCTGGCGCTGGAGCAGGGCCAGGTCAAGCAGGCGCAATTGCTCATCGAGCGCCTTCGCCAGCAGGCCATGCCGCTGTTCGACAAACGCTCCCAGGCCCTGGCGCTGCCGACCATCGCCGAGGCGCTGACCGCCTACTACCGCACCGACATCGACGGCCTCGAAGAGCGCCTGCGCTGGGCGTTGGGCCGGGTCGACGTGGTCAACCCGATCGACCTCTACGCCCAGGGCATGCAATGCCTGGCGCGCATCCAGCGCCTGCAGGGGCGCGGCAAGGAGGCGTTGGGCACCCTCGGGCTGATGCAGACCCTGGCCTCGCGCAACCACTCCTGGCGTTTCTTCGCCATGGCGGTGGGCGAGGAGATCAACCTGATCCTGCAGGAACCGGCCACCGACCGCTGCAAGCGCGCCGAGCAGCGCCTGAAGGCCATCGACTGGCAGAAGCTCGCCAGCCATTACAAGCAGATGCCGTTCAATCCGGTGCTCTGGGTGCTGGGCATCAGCCGCGTGCGCCTGTTGCAGGCGCGCGGGCATTTCAGCGAGGCGCTGCACGAGATCACCCAGCTGCGCGGCATGCTGCAGCCGGGCTGGCATGGCTTGCAGCGCCTGCGCCTGGACCTGCTGGCGGCGCTGAGCTACCAGCGCCTGGGGTACCAGGAGCGCTCCCACAGCCTGCTCGGGCAATGCCTGGTGGGCGCCGAGCGGGAAGGGGTGCGGAGCATTTTCATCGAAGAAGGTGAGGGGATTCGCCAGCTGTTGCAGCAGCTCGAGTCCACTGAGCGACAACCGGCCCTGCAGGCGTTCATTCGCGGTCTGCTGACCGTCTGGCCGGGGCAGGAAGCACGCAGGTCGCCCGAGGCGCTCGAGGAAGGTCTGACCGACCGCGAACGCGAGGTGGTGTGCCTGGCCGCGCAGGGGCTCTCCAACGAGGAGATCGGCCGACAGCTGTCGCTGGCGCTCGGTACCGTCAAATGGCACCTGCACAACATCTACGAGAAGCTCAAGGTACGCAATCGTACCCAGGCGATCCGCCGTGCCCGCGAGCTGAGTCTGCTCTGA
- the pabB gene encoding aminodeoxychorismate synthase component I translates to MPHCFIHPLPYQEDPGDRFALIHRAPGAVLLDAGRPFATRGRYDLLSAWPLAELAPTADESAKRFFARVRSALQSLGEARLPDDRKLPFVGGIIGYLSYDFGRRIERLAAPALDDLDLPDARLGLYAWAQVTDHQERTSQLVFHPTLEPSERERLIALFENEAQADTLPPFRLGSPFRPDLTREQYRDALDQVHRYILDGDCYQVNYTQRFRAPCSGSPWLAYRALREACPTPFAGYLELPEGAVLSLSPERFIQLHGRQVETRPIKGTRPRGATPAADQANADALLASEKDRAENLMIVDLLRNDLGRSCRPGSVRVPELFALETYPNVHHLVSSVTGELADGKDALDLLEGSFPGGSITGAPKVRAMQIIDELEPTRRSIYCGSLLYLDVRGEMDSSIAIRTLLVKDDQVSCWGGGGIVADSDWQEEYEESLTKVGVLLRTLESL, encoded by the coding sequence ATGCCTCACTGTTTCATACACCCTCTTCCCTATCAGGAAGACCCTGGTGATCGCTTCGCCTTGATCCATCGCGCACCTGGCGCCGTTCTGCTGGACGCCGGCCGCCCTTTTGCCACCCGTGGACGCTATGACCTTCTGAGCGCCTGGCCATTGGCAGAACTGGCACCGACCGCCGACGAATCGGCCAAGCGCTTTTTCGCCCGGGTAAGAAGCGCACTGCAGAGCCTGGGCGAAGCCCGGCTGCCGGACGACCGGAAGTTGCCATTCGTCGGCGGAATCATCGGCTATCTGAGTTACGACTTCGGCCGCCGCATCGAACGCCTGGCCGCTCCCGCACTCGACGACCTCGACCTGCCCGACGCCCGCCTCGGTCTCTATGCCTGGGCGCAGGTCACCGACCATCAGGAGCGCACCAGCCAGCTGGTGTTCCACCCGACCCTGGAGCCGAGCGAGCGCGAGCGGTTGATTGCGCTGTTCGAGAACGAAGCCCAGGCAGACACACTGCCGCCCTTCCGCCTCGGCTCGCCATTCAGACCAGACCTCACACGCGAGCAGTACCGCGACGCCCTGGACCAGGTGCACCGCTACATCCTCGACGGCGACTGCTACCAGGTGAACTACACCCAGCGCTTCCGCGCGCCCTGCAGCGGCTCGCCGTGGCTGGCCTACCGGGCGCTGCGCGAAGCCTGCCCGACGCCGTTCGCCGGCTACCTGGAACTGCCCGAAGGCGCAGTGCTGAGCCTGTCGCCGGAGCGCTTCATCCAGCTCCACGGCCGCCAGGTGGAAACCCGCCCGATCAAGGGCACCCGTCCGCGCGGCGCCACGCCTGCGGCGGATCAGGCCAACGCCGACGCGCTGCTGGCCAGCGAGAAGGACCGCGCCGAGAACCTGATGATCGTCGACCTGCTGCGCAACGACCTGGGCCGCAGTTGCCGCCCCGGCAGCGTGCGGGTGCCGGAACTGTTCGCGCTGGAGACCTACCCCAACGTCCACCACCTGGTCAGCAGCGTCACGGGCGAACTGGCAGACGGCAAGGACGCCCTGGACCTGCTCGAAGGCAGCTTCCCCGGCGGCTCCATCACCGGCGCGCCGAAGGTGCGCGCCATGCAGATCATCGACGAACTGGAGCCAACCCGGCGCAGCATCTACTGCGGCAGCCTGCTCTACCTCGACGTGCGCGGCGAGATGGACAGCTCCATCGCCATCCGCACCCTGCTGGTGAAGGACGACCAGGTCAGTTGCTGGGGCGGCGGCGGCATCGTCGCCGACTCGGACTGGCAGGAGGAGTACGAGGAGTCGCTGACCAAGGTCGGCGTGCTGCTGCGGACCCTGGAGAGCCTGTAA
- the thrH gene encoding bifunctional phosphoserine phosphatase/homoserine phosphotransferase ThrH, with the protein MEIACLDLEGVLVPEIWIAFAEKTGIDALKATTRDIPDYDVLMKQRLRILDEHGLKLSDIQEVIATLKPLEGAVEFVDWLRERFQVVILSDTFYEFSQPLMRQLGFPTLLCHKLITDETDRVVGYQLRQKDPKRQSVIAFKSLYYRVIAAGDSYNDTTMLSEAHAGILFHAPDNVIREFPQFPAVHTYEDLKKEFLKASNRQLSL; encoded by the coding sequence GTGGAAATCGCCTGTCTCGACCTGGAAGGGGTTCTGGTTCCGGAAATCTGGATCGCCTTCGCTGAAAAAACCGGTATCGATGCGCTCAAGGCGACGACTCGCGATATTCCGGACTACGACGTGCTGATGAAGCAGCGTCTGCGCATCCTCGACGAGCACGGCCTGAAGCTGTCCGACATCCAGGAAGTGATCGCTACCCTCAAGCCGCTGGAAGGCGCGGTGGAGTTCGTCGACTGGCTGCGCGAGCGCTTCCAGGTGGTGATTCTCTCCGACACCTTCTATGAGTTCTCCCAGCCGCTGATGCGCCAGCTCGGCTTCCCGACCCTGCTGTGCCACAAGCTGATCACCGACGAGACCGACCGCGTAGTCGGCTACCAGCTGCGCCAGAAGGACCCGAAGCGCCAGTCGGTCATCGCCTTCAAGAGCCTGTACTACCGCGTGATCGCCGCCGGCGACTCCTACAACGACACCACCATGCTCAGCGAAGCCCATGCCGGCATCCTGTTCCATGCGCCGGACAACGTGATCCGCGAGTTCCCGCAGTTCCCGGCGGTGCACACCTATGAGGACCTGAAGAAGGAGTTCCTCAAGGCGTCGAACCGTCAGCTCAGCCTGTAA
- a CDS encoding phosphoadenylyl-sulfate reductase, translating to MSHPFDIAEIAASYASKSPQDVLKFAFEHFGDDLWISFSGAEDVVLVDMAWKLNKNVKVFSLDTGRLHPETYRFIEQVREHYGIAIEVMSPDPRLLEAFVKEKGLFSFYKDGHGECCGIRKIEPLKRKLSTVTAWATGQRKDQSPGTRSQVAVVELDGAFSTPEKPLFKFNPLANMSSEEVWAYIRMLEIPYNSLHERGFISIGCEPCTRPVLPNQHEREGRWWWEEATQKECGLHAGNLISKA from the coding sequence ATGAGCCATCCGTTCGACATCGCGGAAATCGCCGCGAGCTATGCCAGCAAATCCCCCCAGGACGTCCTGAAGTTCGCCTTCGAGCACTTCGGCGACGACCTGTGGATCTCCTTCAGCGGCGCCGAGGATGTGGTGCTGGTGGACATGGCCTGGAAGCTCAACAAGAACGTGAAGGTCTTCAGTCTGGATACCGGGCGCCTGCACCCCGAGACCTACCGCTTCATCGAGCAGGTGCGCGAGCACTACGGCATCGCCATCGAAGTGATGTCGCCCGATCCGCGCCTGCTGGAGGCCTTCGTCAAGGAAAAGGGCCTGTTCAGCTTCTACAAGGACGGCCACGGCGAGTGCTGCGGCATCCGCAAGATCGAGCCGCTCAAGCGCAAGCTGTCCACCGTCACCGCCTGGGCCACCGGCCAGCGCAAGGACCAGAGCCCCGGCACCCGCAGCCAGGTCGCGGTGGTGGAACTCGACGGCGCCTTCTCCACCCCGGAAAAGCCGCTGTTCAAATTCAACCCGCTGGCCAACATGAGCAGCGAGGAAGTCTGGGCCTACATCCGCATGCTGGAAATTCCCTACAACAGCCTGCACGAGCGCGGCTTCATCAGCATCGGCTGCGAGCCCTGCACCCGCCCGGTACTGCCCAACCAGCACGAGCGCGAAGGCCGCTGGTGGTGGGAGGAAGCCACGCAGAAGGAATGCGGTCTGCACGCTGGCAATTTGATCAGCAAGGCCTGA
- a CDS encoding MFS transporter: MPDGSEPSRPRIPGTVWALGFVSLFMDVSSELLHSLLPLFLVGSLGLSMVTVGLIEGIAEASALIVKVFSGAISDFLGRRKGLVLFGYGLAALSKPLFPLATSGEAIFTARLLDRIGKGIRGAPRDALIADVAPPSIRGACFGLRQSMDTVGAFAGPLLAIALMLWLGNNLPLVFWFACIPAGLAVLAIIFFVKEPEHAAGRHRFRSPIHRDALRSFPARYWWVVGIGAVFTLARFSEAFLVLRAQNLGLPMAWTPVVMVVMSLLFMLSAYPVGWWSDRTDRTGLLAIGMLLLVAADLLLAWADSTPLMLLGVAVWGLHMGFTQGLLATLIADTTPADLKGTAFGVFNLASGLAMLLASVLAGWLWQSFGASSTFLTGAGLAFVALLLLRWRIR, encoded by the coding sequence ATGCCCGACGGTTCGGAACCTTCCCGCCCCCGCATCCCCGGCACCGTCTGGGCGCTGGGCTTCGTCAGCCTGTTCATGGACGTCTCCTCGGAGCTGCTGCACAGCCTGCTGCCGCTGTTCCTGGTCGGCAGCCTGGGGCTGAGCATGGTCACCGTCGGCCTGATCGAAGGCATCGCCGAGGCCAGTGCGCTGATCGTCAAGGTGTTCTCCGGCGCCATCAGCGACTTCCTAGGCCGGCGCAAGGGTCTGGTGCTGTTCGGCTATGGCCTGGCTGCGCTGTCCAAGCCTCTGTTTCCGCTGGCCACCTCCGGCGAAGCCATCTTCACCGCGCGCCTGCTCGACCGCATCGGCAAAGGCATTCGCGGCGCCCCACGCGATGCGCTGATCGCCGATGTGGCACCGCCTTCCATCCGCGGCGCCTGCTTCGGCCTGCGTCAATCGATGGATACCGTCGGCGCCTTCGCAGGCCCCTTGCTGGCGATCGCCCTGATGCTCTGGCTGGGCAACAACCTGCCGCTGGTGTTCTGGTTCGCCTGCATCCCGGCGGGCCTCGCGGTGTTGGCGATCATCTTCTTCGTCAAAGAGCCGGAGCATGCCGCCGGCCGTCACCGCTTCCGCTCACCGATCCATCGCGATGCGCTGCGCAGCTTCCCGGCGCGCTACTGGTGGGTGGTCGGGATCGGCGCGGTGTTCACCCTCGCCCGCTTCAGCGAGGCCTTCCTGGTGCTGCGCGCGCAGAACCTGGGCCTGCCGATGGCCTGGACGCCGGTGGTGATGGTGGTGATGTCGCTGCTGTTCATGCTCTCGGCCTACCCGGTGGGATGGTGGTCGGACCGCACCGACCGCACCGGTCTGCTGGCCATCGGCATGCTTCTGCTGGTGGCGGCGGACCTGCTGCTGGCCTGGGCAGACTCCACTCCCTTGATGCTGCTTGGCGTGGCTGTCTGGGGTTTGCACATGGGCTTCACCCAGGGCCTGCTGGCCACCCTGATCGCCGACACCACACCGGCCGATCTGAAAGGTACCGCCTTCGGCGTGTTCAACCTCGCCAGTGGCCTCGCCATGCTGCTGGCCAGTGTGCTGGCTGGTTGGCTCTGGCAGAGTTTCGGTGCCAGCTCCACGTTCCTCACAGGGGCGGGCCTGGCTTTCGTCGCGTTGCTGCTGTTGCGCTGGCGTATTCGCTGA